One Cervus canadensis isolate Bull #8, Minnesota chromosome 1, ASM1932006v1, whole genome shotgun sequence genomic window carries:
- the KRT15 gene encoding keratin, type I cytoskeletal 15, with the protein MATTFLQTSSTFGGGSTRGGSLLAGGGGFGGGSLYGGGGSRTISASSARFVSSGSAGGYGGGFGGGASSGYGGGFGGGFGGGFGSGFGDFGGGDGGLLSGNEKITMQNLNDRLASYLEKVRALEEANTDLEVKIRDWYQRQSPTSPERDYSHYFKTIDELRDKILAAAIDNSRVILEIDNARLAADDFRLKYENETALRQSVEADINGLRRVLDELTLTKTDLEMQIESLNEELAYLKKNHEEEMKEFSNQLAGQVNVEMDAAPGVDLTRVLSEMREQYEAMAEKNRRDAEAWFFSKTEELNKEVASNTEMIQTSKTEITDLRRTIQGLEIELQSQLSMKAGLESTLAETECRYAAQLQQIQGLISSIEAQLSELRSEMECQNQEYKMLLDIKTRLEQEIATYRSLLEGQDARMAGIGTREASLGGGGGGKVRINVEESVDGKVVSSRKREI; encoded by the exons ATGGCCACCACGTTTCTGCAGACTTCCTCCACTTTTGGGGGTGGCTCTACTCGGGGGGGTTCCCTTCTGGCTGGGGGAGGAGGCTTTGGTGGGGGGAGTCTCTACGGGGGCGGTGGGAGCCGTACTATCTCAGCTTCTTCTGCCAGGTTTGTCTCCTCGGGGTCAGCAGGGGGCTACGGGGGTGGCTTTGGTGGAGGGGCCAGTAGTGGTTATGGGGGTGGCTTCGGAGGTGGCTTTGGTGGGGGTTTTGGCAGTGGCTTCGGTGACTTCGGCGGTGGAGATGGCGGCCTCCTCTCCGGCAACGAGAAGATCACTATGCAGAATCTCAACGACCGCTTGGCCTCCTACCTGGAGAAGGTGcgtgccctggaggaggccaaCACCGACCTGGAGGTGAAGATCCGAGACTGGTACCAGAGACAGAGCCCAACCAGCCCGGAGCGTGACTACAGCCACTACTTCAAGACCATCGATGAACTTCGGGACAAG ATCCTGGCGGCTGCCATTGACAACTCCCGGGTCATTCTGGAGATTGACAATGCCAGGCTGGCTGCTGACGACTTCAGACTCAA GTATGAGAACGAGACGGCCCTGCGCCAGAGCGTGGAGGCCGACATCAATGGCCTGCGCAGGGTGCTGGACGAGCTGACCCTGACCAAGACTGACCTGGAGATGCAGATCGAGAGCCTGAATGAGGAGCTGGCCTACCTGAAGAAGAACCATGAGGAG gagatgaaaGAGTTTAGCAACCAGCTCGCTGGCCAAGTCAACGTGGAGATGGATGCAGCACCAGGCGTGGACCTGACCCGCGTGCTGTCAGAAATGAGGGAGCAGTACGAGGCCATGGCGGAGAAGAACCGCCGGGATGCCGAGGCTTGGTTCTTTAGCAAG ACGGAGGAGCTGAATAAGGAGGTGGCCTCCAACACAGAGATGATCCAGACCAGCAAGACGGAGATCACAGACCTGAGACGCACGATACAGGGGCTGGAGATTGAGCTGCAGTCCCAGCTCAGCATG AAAGCTGGGCTGGAGAGCACGCTGGCGGAGACGGAGTGCCGCTACGCCGCGCAGCTGCAGCAGATCCAGGGCCTCATCAGCAGCATCGAGGCCCAGCTGAGCGAGCTCCGCAGTGAGATGGAGTGCCAAAACCAGGAGTACAAGATGCTGCTGGACATCAAGACGCGGCTGGAACAGGAGATTGCCACTTACCGCAGCCTGCTGGAGGGCCAGGAtgccag GATGGCTGGCATTGGTACCAGAGAAG